TCCGCCGCGACTTGAAAACCCGTCTGGTAACGACCGACGATGTTATCCAAGCCAACGATTGCGTGTATGCTGTGATTCAAGCGGGTAATCTTGAACGATTTTTTTCGCTGTGTGGTTATGAAACCGACCGCGTTCGCGATGTGATGATTTACGGTGCCTCTGATGTCGGTAATCTCGTTGCGAAAGAGTTGGAGAATGATCGTCGGTTCCGGGTCAAATTAATCGAACCATCCGCGGAACGCGCACACATCGTTGCTCGCGAACACCCCCGCACTTTAGTAATGCACGGCGAAGGAACCGACATCGATCTCCTTGCCGCCGAAGGATTGGTGCAAATGGATGCCTTTGTTGCCACTACCGAGAACGATGAGAAGAATATCGTCTCTTGTTTGTTGGCAAGGCATCTTGGCGTTGAGCGGGTCATCACTCTTATTGGACGCAGCGAATACCTCCCGATTTTCCGTACGATTGGTTTGGACATTCCAATCAATCTCCGGTTAATTACAGCGAATGCAATTCTCAAAAAGATTCAACAGGGAAGCGTGATTAGCGTAAGTACATTACGAAGTATTGATGCCGAGAGTTTCGAGTTTGAGATACTACCCGGCTCACGATTAATTGGAAAACGCTTGGAAGATGTTCAACTTCCCAACGGGTCGGTGATTTGCGCTTTTCATCGAGCAGGAAGAGTGATGTTTCCTGCTCCCGATTTTGTTTTCCATGAAGGGGATTTTGCCGTTGTTTTGGCATTTTCCTCAGCAACAACTGCCATCCTGAAGCTGTTCCGGTAATCGGGCATGTCAGAACAAACGAACCTTCGCAGCAACGAACCTGCCCGCAATGAAATTGCTGCATGGAAACGTTGGCTGGCGCGTCTCGTTTCGTTTTTCTTGGCGATAGGCGTTTGGTTTGCAGTGATATCGGAAGATGTAATCGAGCGAACCCTCACGATTCCGATTATACCGTATGCCGATCAGGAATCACTGCTCTGGGTAGGCGATCCACCGGGCATGGCAACGGTTCGATTACAAGGGAAAGCGCGAACGATATGGTGGATGGAATATGTATCCCGACCGGAAATCCGGATTCCGTTGAGTACATTACCGATTTCCGGGGAAGTGAAACTTCGGCAGACAATGGTCGAGTTACCGCCGCGCTCTGATGTTAAGATTTTGGCAATACTACAACCTGAATTGCTTCCGGTACGGGTTGAGCGATATATGGTACGGCTACTCCCGATTAAAGTCGCAGTAGCAGTAGAACCAATCGAGGGGTATATCGTTTCTCAACAACCAGCTTCGTTTCCAGCTAACGTGGAAATTTCAGGTACTCGAACCCGGATCAATGAACTCGATTCGATTACTACTGAACCAATCGTGTTAGACAAAGTATCGGTCGGCGGCAGGCAAAAAGTAAAGTTGTTAACACCAGCAGGAGTGAAACTCGGTCTGTCTGAAGTGGAAATTCGTTACGAAGTCGAGCGATTGGTTGAAGAACGTATCGATAATGTACCGGTGATTCTTTCCGACTCACTGGAG
The nucleotide sequence above comes from bacterium. Encoded proteins:
- the trkA gene encoding Trk system potassium transporter TrkA codes for the protein MRILIIGAGEVGSHLAKMLRRYRHEVVVVEPDAERLEHLASVADILPVRGLGTSPETLQEAGIREADMIIAVTTVDEVNLLACTLANQVNVPVKIARVRNQEYATLTSLESKFKLGIDLMVHPELEAAREIANLVRYNRALDYHVYGGGKIQLIGVKVAANASLVDKQLSLLYNGSNSYPFRVVAIRRDLKTRLVTTDDVIQANDCVYAVIQAGNLERFFSLCGYETDRVRDVMIYGASDVGNLVAKELENDRRFRVKLIEPSAERAHIVAREHPRTLVMHGEGTDIDLLAAEGLVQMDAFVATTENDEKNIVSCLLARHLGVERVITLIGRSEYLPIFRTIGLDIPINLRLITANAILKKIQQGSVISVSTLRSIDAESFEFEILPGSRLIGKRLEDVQLPNGSVICAFHRAGRVMFPAPDFVFHEGDFAVVLAFSSATTAILKLFR
- a CDS encoding CdaR family protein, whose product is MSEQTNLRSNEPARNEIAAWKRWLARLVSFFLAIGVWFAVISEDVIERTLTIPIIPYADQESLLWVGDPPGMATVRLQGKARTIWWMEYVSRPEIRIPLSTLPISGEVKLRQTMVELPPRSDVKILAILQPELLPVRVERYMVRLLPIKVAVAVEPIEGYIVSQQPASFPANVEISGTRTRINELDSITTEPIVLDKVSVGGRQKVKLLTPAGVKLGLSEVEIRYEVERLVEERIDNVPVILSDSLEADPPWISLRVSGPASEISALRKKTVKAKIGMLLHNATEAVPQIDLPPTVRILSIVPPQVKVRRR